GGAACCGACCACATCGACCTCTACCAGGTCCACCGGCCGAGCCCCGACACGGACGTCGCCGAGACCCTCGGCGCCCTCTCCGACCTCGTCCACCAGGGCAAGATCCGCTACCTCGGCTCCTCGTCGTACTCCGGCTCGCAGATCGTCGAGGCCCAGTGGACCGCGCGCGAACGGCACCTGGAGCGGTTCGTGACCGAGCAGCCGCCGTACTCGATCCTGGTCCGCGGCGTCGAGGAGGACGTGCTCCCCACCGTGCGGCGCCACGGCATGGGCACCCTCACCTACAGCCCGCTCTGCGGCGGCTGGCTCTCCGGCCGCTACCGCAAGAACGCCACCGAGGGCCCCGCCTCCGCCGCCCGCCCCCAGGCCCGCTTCGACATGAGCACCCCGGCCAACCAGCGCAAGCTGGACGCCGTCGAACAACTCGCCGCGCTGGCCGCGAAGTCCGGCCTCTCCCTGATCGAACTGGCCGTCGCCTTCGTCCTCAACCACCCCGGCGTCACCTCGGCGATCATCGGCCCGCGCACGATGGACCAACTGGAGGCGTTCCTGCCGGCCGCCGACGTGACCCTCCCGACGGACGTACTCGACGCCATCGACGAGATCGTGGCCCCCGGGGTGACGGTCAACCCCGTCGACAACAGCTACGGGGACTTCGAGCTGCGGGGGGATCAGCGGCGGCGGTGAGGGGGGCGTCCTGCGGCGATGTGGGGCATCGTGGAGGTAGCGGTTGTCGACGGGGGGTGTCGGACCGGCCGCCCGCGCGGCACCGACCGGCACCGTCAAGGCGCCCCGCCCTCACTCACCCCCGAACCAGGCCGAGTTGGGTGGTGGCCGCGGTGACCGTCTGTGCGAGCAGGACCGCGATGGTCATGGGGCCGACTCCGCCCGGGACCGGTGTGATGAGGCGGGCGCGGAGGCGGGCGGTGTCGAAGTCGACGTCGCCGATGTTGCCCGGGTTGTACCCGGCGTCGATCACGACGGCCCCCGGCTTGATGTCCTCGCCCCGGATGAGCCGGGGACGGCCGACGGCCGCCACGACGATGTCCGCCTCCCGCACGGTCGCCGCCAGATCGCTCGTGCGGGAGTGGCAGTAGGTGACGGTGGCGTCCCGGGCGAGCAGGAGCATCCCGACGGGCTTGCCGAGGATGGCGCTCCGGCCCACGACCACGGCGTGCCGGCCCGCGGGATCGACGTCGTACTCGTCCAGCAGCCGCATGATCCCGCCCGGCGTGCACGACGCGAAACCGGGCAGTCCGAAGCTCATCGCCCCGAAGGAACTCATGGTGACCCCGTCGACGTCCTTCTCCGGGGCGATGGCCTCGAACGCCGCCCGCTCGTCGATGTGCGGGCCGCAGGGGTGCTGAAGCAGGATGCCGTGCACTCCGGTGTCCCGCGAGAGCGACCTGAGGGTCTCCACCAGCTCGGCCGTCGTCGTGGCGGCGGGCAGGCTGACGAGCCGGGACTCGATGCCCGCCTTCGCGCAACGGGCCCGCTTCATCCGCACGTAGGT
The sequence above is a segment of the Streptomyces griseoviridis genome. Coding sequences within it:
- a CDS encoding aldo/keto reductase gives rise to the protein MQYRPLGRTGVQVSPLCLGAMMFGPWGNQDEADSVRVIHRALDAGVNFVDTADVYSAGVSEEIVGKALKGRRDDVFLATKFFMPMDQDDPNQRGGSRRWIIREVENSLRRLGTDHIDLYQVHRPSPDTDVAETLGALSDLVHQGKIRYLGSSSYSGSQIVEAQWTARERHLERFVTEQPPYSILVRGVEEDVLPTVRRHGMGTLTYSPLCGGWLSGRYRKNATEGPASAARPQARFDMSTPANQRKLDAVEQLAALAAKSGLSLIELAVAFVLNHPGVTSAIIGPRTMDQLEAFLPAADVTLPTDVLDAIDEIVAPGVTVNPVDNSYGDFELRGDQRRR
- a CDS encoding bifunctional 5,10-methylenetetrahydrofolate dehydrogenase/5,10-methenyltetrahydrofolate cyclohydrolase; translated protein: MSRTRTAQLMDGAGLARRVVEEASDRAAEVTRRSGATPCLATVLVGEDPASVTYVRMKRARCAKAGIESRLVSLPAATTTAELVETLRSLSRDTGVHGILLQHPCGPHIDERAAFEAIAPEKDVDGVTMSSFGAMSFGLPGFASCTPGGIMRLLDEYDVDPAGRHAVVVGRSAILGKPVGMLLLARDATVTYCHSRTSDLAATVREADIVVAAVGRPRLIRGEDIKPGAVVIDAGYNPGNIGDVDFDTARLRARLITPVPGGVGPMTIAVLLAQTVTAATTQLGLVRG